One window from the genome of Cryobacterium sp. GrIS_2_6 encodes:
- a CDS encoding ABC-F family ATP-binding cassette domain-containing protein yields MLSVQNLEIRVGARVLMEDVSFRVSAGDKIGLVGRNGAGKTTLTKTLAGETMPTHGQIDRSGQIGYLPQDPRSGEPTMLARTRILDARGLGTISLGLYQAGLDMGSDDPKVAAKAMKVYGNLTDQFNALGGYAAEAEAASIASNLNLPDRILDQELQTLSGGQRRRIELARILFSAAETMILDEPTNHLDADSVVWLREFVKNYRGGVIIISHDIELVGETVNRVFYLDANRMVIDIYNMNWKNYQRQRLADADRRKKERANAEKKASTLQLQAAKFGAKASKAAAAHQMVARAEKLLSGLDAVRAVDRVAKLRFPVPAPCGRTPLMANDLSKSYGSLEIFAAVDLAIDRGSKVVILGLNGAGKTTLLRMLAGVDKPDTGTIVPGHGLRIGYYAQEHETIDVKRSVLQNMVSSSPNITEMEARRVLGSFLFTGDDSDKPAGVLSGGEKTRLALAMIVVSGANVLLLDEPTNNLDPASRDEILDALAHYEGAVVLVSHDEGAVEALNPERVLIMPEGTEDHWNKDYLDLIMLA; encoded by the coding sequence GTGCTCAGTGTGCAAAACCTCGAAATCAGAGTCGGGGCGCGCGTGCTCATGGAAGACGTCAGTTTCCGCGTCTCCGCCGGCGACAAGATCGGCCTCGTCGGCCGCAACGGTGCGGGAAAGACGACACTCACGAAGACGCTCGCGGGGGAGACGATGCCAACCCACGGCCAGATCGACCGCTCCGGCCAGATCGGCTATCTTCCCCAGGACCCGCGCTCCGGTGAACCGACCATGCTCGCGCGCACCCGTATCCTCGACGCCCGCGGCCTCGGCACGATCTCCCTCGGCCTCTACCAGGCCGGCCTCGACATGGGCAGCGATGACCCCAAGGTCGCTGCGAAGGCCATGAAGGTCTACGGCAACCTGACCGACCAGTTCAACGCCCTCGGCGGCTACGCAGCGGAGGCGGAGGCGGCCTCGATCGCGAGCAACCTGAACCTTCCGGACCGGATCCTCGACCAGGAGCTGCAGACCCTCTCCGGCGGCCAGCGCCGCCGCATCGAGCTCGCCCGCATCCTGTTCTCCGCCGCGGAGACGATGATCCTCGACGAACCGACCAACCACCTCGACGCCGATTCCGTCGTCTGGCTGCGCGAGTTCGTCAAGAACTACCGTGGCGGCGTCATCATCATCTCCCACGACATCGAACTCGTCGGCGAGACCGTCAACCGGGTGTTCTATCTCGATGCCAACCGCATGGTCATCGACATCTACAACATGAACTGGAAGAACTACCAGCGCCAGCGCCTCGCAGACGCCGACCGTCGTAAGAAGGAACGCGCCAACGCCGAGAAGAAGGCGTCCACCCTGCAGCTGCAGGCCGCCAAGTTCGGCGCCAAGGCGAGCAAGGCGGCAGCGGCCCACCAGATGGTCGCCCGGGCAGAGAAGCTGCTCTCCGGACTCGACGCCGTGCGCGCCGTCGACCGCGTGGCCAAGCTGCGCTTCCCCGTGCCGGCCCCGTGCGGCCGCACCCCGCTGATGGCGAACGACCTGTCCAAGAGCTACGGTTCCCTCGAGATCTTCGCAGCTGTCGACCTCGCGATCGACCGCGGGTCCAAGGTCGTCATCCTGGGCCTCAACGGTGCGGGCAAGACCACGCTCCTGCGGATGCTCGCGGGCGTCGACAAGCCGGACACCGGCACGATCGTCCCCGGCCACGGTCTCCGCATCGGGTACTACGCGCAGGAACACGAGACCATCGACGTGAAGCGCAGCGTTCTGCAGAACATGGTGTCCTCGTCGCCGAACATCACCGAAATGGAAGCCCGCCGGGTCCTCGGCTCGTTCCTGTTCACCGGTGACGATTCCGACAAGCCGGCCGGGGTTCTCTCCGGTGGAGAGAAGACCAGGCTCGCCCTCGCGATGATCGTGGTCTCCGGCGCCAACGTGTTGCTCCTCGACGAACCGACGAACAACCTCGACCCCGCGAGCCGCGACGAGATCCTTGACGCACTCGCGCACTACGAGGGTGCCGTCGTCCTGGTCAGCCACGACGAGGGCGCCGTCGAGGCGCTCAACCCGGAACGCGTGCTGATCATGCCAGAGGGCACAGAGGACCACTGGAATAAGGACTACCTCGACCTGATCATGCTCGCCTAG
- a CDS encoding SURF1 family protein translates to MTGWKFAFTRRWAGYLVLTIIFGAACAGLGMWQFARRNEALVEINKVDANYDHTPVSLTEALPTRDSFNESQKWLPVTMTGTYLVADELIVRNRPLNVHPGFEVLTPLLLADGTVFVVDRGWVPTGETAEAPGPVPAAPAGEVTVIARLKAGEPTLPGRTASGNQIATIHLADVADRVGAPTYTAAYGLMASEDPAPATRPAGVTRPVADEGSHLSYAFQWMLFALLGFTGLGWAVRQEFRSLNADDPEERTRAEERARRAAAKPRTDAEVEDDLIDSTH, encoded by the coding sequence GTGACCGGTTGGAAGTTCGCGTTCACCCGCCGGTGGGCCGGATACCTCGTGCTCACCATCATCTTCGGCGCAGCCTGCGCCGGCCTGGGCATGTGGCAGTTCGCCAGGCGCAACGAGGCCCTCGTCGAGATCAACAAGGTCGACGCGAATTACGACCACACCCCGGTGAGCCTGACGGAAGCACTTCCCACTCGCGATTCCTTCAACGAGTCACAGAAGTGGCTGCCGGTGACGATGACGGGAACGTACCTCGTCGCCGATGAGCTGATCGTGCGGAATCGCCCGCTGAACGTGCACCCGGGCTTCGAGGTGCTCACGCCGCTGCTCCTCGCTGACGGCACGGTCTTCGTCGTCGATCGTGGCTGGGTCCCCACCGGCGAGACGGCGGAGGCCCCCGGCCCGGTTCCCGCAGCGCCGGCGGGTGAAGTCACGGTCATCGCCAGGCTCAAGGCCGGAGAACCGACCCTTCCCGGGCGCACGGCGAGTGGGAACCAGATCGCCACGATCCACCTCGCCGACGTCGCCGACCGTGTCGGCGCACCCACATACACCGCGGCATACGGCCTGATGGCCTCCGAGGATCCCGCGCCGGCCACCCGGCCCGCCGGCGTGACCAGGCCGGTCGCGGACGAAGGCTCGCACCTGTCTTACGCGTTCCAGTGGATGCTGTTCGCCCTGCTCGGCTTCACCGGGCTCGGCTGGGCGGTGCGGCAGGAATTCCGCTCTCTCAACGCGGACGACCCCGAAGAGCGCACGCGCGCGGAGGAACGCGCCCGCCGGGCGGCCGCCAAGCCGCGTACGGACGCAGAGGTCGAAGACGACCTCATCGACAGCACGCACTGA
- a CDS encoding DUF3099 domain-containing protein, translating to MKQQSITSLPPSPEAERRARMIKYSVTMGIRMVCIILMLFVHGWWLLVCAAGAILLPYFAVIVANVHGNGAGTAVLRPGAVQLYRGQSSTGPESSSAAQPPPGQASDGPATTPDPSRDPGSDE from the coding sequence ATGAAACAGCAGTCGATCACGTCCCTGCCTCCGTCTCCGGAGGCCGAGCGACGCGCCCGTATGATCAAATACTCGGTCACCATGGGCATCCGGATGGTGTGCATCATCCTGATGCTTTTCGTGCACGGCTGGTGGCTTCTGGTCTGCGCCGCCGGAGCGATCCTGCTTCCCTATTTCGCGGTCATCGTCGCAAACGTCCACGGAAACGGAGCGGGAACCGCTGTCCTCCGCCCGGGAGCCGTTCAGCTCTACCGCGGTCAGTCCTCGACCGGGCCTGAATCCTCGTCGGCCGCCCAGCCGCCACCCGGGCAGGCCTCCGACGGGCCAGCGACCACTCCCGACCCGTCCCGCGACCCCGGTTCGGACGAATGA
- a CDS encoding beta-ketoacyl-ACP reductase: MPSVRTVLVTGGNRGIGFAIAEEFVRQGHRVAVTARSGSGPEGSLTVRADVTDAASIDAAFTEIEASLGPVEVVVANAGITRDTLLMRMTEDDFTSVIDTNLSGAFRVVKRASKGMLKARFGRIVLISSVVGLYGSAGQVNYSASKSGLIGLARSVTRELGARGITANVVAPGFIETEMTAELSEAVQAEYKKNIPAGRFASPAEVARVVTWLAGEDAGYISGAVIPVDGGLGMGH; the protein is encoded by the coding sequence ATGCCCTCCGTCAGGACCGTTCTCGTGACCGGGGGCAACCGTGGGATCGGCTTTGCCATCGCCGAAGAATTCGTGCGTCAGGGCCATCGGGTCGCGGTCACGGCCCGCTCCGGGTCCGGCCCAGAGGGCAGCCTCACGGTGCGCGCCGACGTCACGGATGCCGCATCGATCGATGCCGCGTTCACCGAGATCGAAGCGTCCCTCGGACCGGTCGAAGTCGTCGTGGCCAACGCCGGCATCACCAGAGACACCCTCCTGATGCGGATGACGGAAGACGACTTCACCTCCGTGATCGACACGAACCTGAGCGGCGCCTTCCGCGTCGTCAAGCGCGCGTCCAAAGGCATGCTCAAGGCCAGGTTCGGCCGGATCGTGCTCATATCGAGCGTGGTCGGCCTCTACGGTTCCGCCGGGCAGGTCAACTACTCCGCCTCCAAGAGCGGGCTCATCGGGCTCGCCCGCTCGGTCACGCGCGAGCTCGGCGCCCGCGGCATCACCGCGAACGTCGTCGCACCCGGCTTCATCGAGACCGAGATGACCGCGGAGCTTTCCGAGGCGGTCCAGGCCGAATACAAGAAGAACATCCCGGCAGGACGCTTCGCTTCCCCCGCCGAGGTCGCCAGGGTCGTCACGTGGCTCGCGGGCGAGGACGCCGGTTACATCTCCGGCGCCGTGATCCCGGTCGACGGCGGACTCGGAATGGGTCACTGA
- a CDS encoding zinc-binding dehydrogenase, which produces MRPTLTATMRAVVVDGPGDPGVLRVRDVPMPTPAGIVVPFTSGLGWDVLGAVSEMLQTAAGSLRVGLQAVGGQSLLIRGGTSSVGLARATLGALRGMRVLSTTRNPSSVGLLEAAGADHVIIDDGEVARRVREIVPGGVDGAVELVGVNVLRDTLRAVRAGGTVCFTGMLSDTWTIDEYYPMDWLPNGVCLTAYSGEAADLTSAELQAFLDAVAAGHARVPVGRGNRLDEIEQAHRDMEAGTAGGKLVVLPR; this is translated from the coding sequence ATGCGACCGACACTGACCGCGACAATGCGGGCGGTCGTCGTCGACGGTCCTGGTGATCCCGGTGTTCTGCGTGTCCGCGACGTGCCGATGCCGACGCCGGCCGGGATCGTCGTGCCCTTCACCAGCGGACTCGGCTGGGACGTTCTCGGTGCCGTGTCCGAGATGCTGCAGACGGCGGCGGGGTCGCTGCGTGTCGGGCTGCAGGCCGTCGGCGGCCAGAGCCTGCTCATCCGCGGCGGAACGTCCTCTGTCGGCCTCGCACGGGCCACCCTCGGCGCGCTGCGCGGGATGCGGGTGCTGTCGACCACGCGGAATCCGTCGAGCGTCGGCCTGCTCGAGGCTGCAGGCGCCGACCACGTCATCATCGACGATGGCGAGGTCGCGCGCAGGGTGCGGGAGATCGTGCCGGGCGGTGTCGACGGAGCCGTCGAGCTCGTCGGCGTCAACGTCCTGCGCGACACCCTCCGAGCGGTGCGAGCCGGAGGCACCGTCTGCTTCACCGGGATGCTCTCCGACACCTGGACGATCGACGAATACTACCCGATGGACTGGCTCCCCAACGGCGTGTGCCTCACCGCGTACTCCGGAGAGGCGGCAGACCTGACATCGGCCGAGTTGCAGGCCTTCCTCGACGCCGTCGCAGCCGGTCACGCGCGTGTCCCGGTCGGCCGTGGCAACAGGCTCGATGAGATCGAGCAGGCCCACCGGGACATGGAGGCCGGCACCGCCGGCGGAAAGCTCGTCGTCCTTCCGCGCTGA
- a CDS encoding DUF222 domain-containing protein encodes MAGASDPQSHTPQAENLAAGDQPTTVVESAHPVVVAEGFEGAEGLAGSVPSVPSVHADAVARLAEARSAFADALAAIPVGLLSDAEAVTALKEVEAIGRTVDAARVNTATDVDRRARVLGREGLAWKMGCRGPWDVLTRVTRVSAREVKRRIKLGDAVLPRRAGLAVLPPLFPVVGAALTAGDIGVEAAELITTGLGAVSHRAVPAEVEVAERALVATAAGWITPETEILAGAGVPAAADLIRGMVLQWQAILDPDGMLPTEDVFEAKSNIGFGQLKNGLYPVKGGVTPELYGMMNTLFDAFLSFHSRPAFPTAEEQALMDSGQMIPGAESAGTGAGTETDTGPELDVIEAELRERRADTRSGGEKRADILRALLEHAARDEGTPSMGGSAPTVMVHVNAADLASGVGVGWIDGVEAPVSLKTVHQRICDGGFQGVLFGANNEVLKLGPERRYFNRAQRRAITARDGGCIIPGCKAPAHWAEVHHVKPWAKDGPTNVDNGVPLCWFHHHTIDTSGWEIRMVKGSPQVRAPGLIDPQRLWRPPNRHRAHQVLTGPPRRD; translated from the coding sequence ATGGCAGGAGCTTCGGATCCCCAGTCACACACCCCGCAGGCAGAGAATCTGGCCGCGGGTGATCAGCCCACCACGGTTGTAGAGTCGGCTCATCCGGTTGTGGTTGCCGAGGGCTTTGAGGGCGCGGAGGGGCTGGCCGGGTCGGTGCCGTCGGTGCCGTCGGTGCATGCGGATGCTGTCGCCCGGCTCGCCGAAGCGCGTTCGGCTTTCGCGGACGCACTGGCGGCGATCCCGGTCGGGTTGCTCAGCGATGCGGAAGCGGTCACGGCGCTCAAGGAAGTGGAGGCCATCGGCCGGACCGTCGACGCCGCCCGGGTGAATACCGCGACGGATGTGGACCGGCGGGCCCGGGTGCTCGGTCGGGAAGGCCTGGCCTGGAAGATGGGGTGCCGGGGCCCCTGGGATGTACTCACCCGGGTGACACGCGTATCGGCCCGGGAAGTGAAGCGCCGCATCAAGCTCGGCGACGCGGTGTTGCCCCGCCGGGCAGGCCTGGCGGTGTTGCCGCCGCTGTTCCCGGTCGTCGGGGCCGCGCTGACCGCGGGGGACATCGGGGTCGAAGCGGCGGAGCTGATCACGACGGGACTCGGGGCGGTCAGTCACCGGGCGGTCCCGGCGGAGGTCGAGGTCGCCGAACGGGCCCTGGTCGCCACGGCGGCGGGGTGGATCACCCCGGAGACCGAGATCCTCGCCGGCGCCGGAGTCCCGGCGGCCGCGGACCTGATCCGCGGCATGGTGTTGCAGTGGCAGGCCATCCTCGACCCCGACGGGATGCTCCCGACCGAGGATGTGTTCGAGGCGAAGTCCAACATCGGCTTCGGCCAACTCAAGAACGGCTTGTACCCGGTCAAGGGCGGAGTCACGCCGGAACTCTACGGGATGATGAACACCCTCTTCGACGCCTTCCTGAGCTTCCATTCCCGACCCGCGTTCCCGACGGCCGAAGAACAAGCCCTGATGGACTCGGGGCAGATGATCCCCGGCGCCGAATCCGCCGGTACCGGCGCGGGCACCGAGACCGACACGGGACCGGAGCTGGACGTGATCGAGGCGGAGCTCCGGGAGCGCCGCGCGGACACCCGCAGCGGTGGGGAGAAGCGCGCGGACATTCTCCGGGCGCTGTTAGAGCACGCTGCCCGGGACGAGGGCACCCCGTCGATGGGTGGGTCGGCGCCGACGGTGATGGTGCACGTGAACGCGGCCGACCTCGCCTCGGGGGTCGGGGTGGGGTGGATCGACGGGGTCGAGGCCCCCGTGTCGCTCAAGACGGTGCATCAGCGGATCTGTGACGGCGGCTTCCAAGGGGTCCTGTTCGGGGCGAACAACGAGGTGCTCAAGCTTGGTCCGGAGCGGCGGTATTTCAACCGGGCGCAACGCCGGGCGATTACCGCCCGGGACGGCGGCTGCATCATCCCCGGCTGCAAAGCCCCGGCGCACTGGGCCGAAGTGCACCACGTGAAGCCCTGGGCGAAAGACGGGCCGACCAACGTCGACAACGGGGTACCACTCTGCTGGTTCCATCACCACACCATCGATACCTCGGGGTGGGAGATCCGGATGGTGAAAGGGTCACCCCAGGTCCGGGCTCCCGGGTTGATCGACCCGCAACGGCTCTGGCGCCCACCGAACAGGCACCGCGCCCACCAGGTCCTCACCGGACCACCCAGACGCGACTAG
- the serB gene encoding phosphoserine phosphatase SerB, which produces MTRPTRFLVVLDSDSTLIENEVIELLADAAGSLELVAAVTEQAMRGEIDFAQSLRARVKTLAGLPESVFTGVGLLVRPTPGIHELIAGLHAHGSRIGVVSGGFHEVLDPLAESLGIDHWRANRLEVIDGHLTGNLVGPIIDATAKADTLQEWAAELGVALPQTVAVGDGANDLKMMHVAGLGIAFNAKPLVRAQADVAIDICDLSQVLPILGLRG; this is translated from the coding sequence GTGACCCGTCCCACTCGTTTCCTTGTCGTCCTCGATTCCGATTCCACCCTGATTGAAAACGAAGTCATCGAACTCCTGGCGGATGCCGCTGGTTCGCTCGAACTCGTCGCTGCGGTGACCGAGCAGGCCATGCGCGGTGAGATCGACTTCGCCCAGAGCCTCCGTGCCCGGGTGAAGACGCTCGCCGGCCTGCCGGAGAGCGTCTTCACCGGCGTCGGACTCCTGGTGCGCCCGACTCCGGGTATCCATGAGCTCATCGCCGGGCTGCATGCCCACGGCAGCAGGATCGGGGTCGTCTCCGGCGGGTTCCACGAAGTGCTCGATCCGCTCGCGGAGAGCCTCGGCATCGACCACTGGCGAGCCAACCGGCTCGAAGTCATCGACGGCCACCTCACCGGCAACCTCGTCGGGCCGATCATCGACGCAACCGCGAAGGCGGACACCCTCCAGGAGTGGGCGGCGGAACTCGGCGTCGCGCTCCCCCAGACCGTCGCCGTCGGCGACGGAGCGAACGACCTGAAGATGATGCACGTCGCGGGTCTCGGCATCGCGTTCAACGCGAAGCCTCTCGTGCGGGCACAGGCGGATGTCGCGATCGACATCTGCGACCTCAGCCAGGTCCTGCCCATCCTCGGCCTCCGCGGCTAG
- a CDS encoding glucose-1-phosphate adenylyltransferase, translated as MASKKIFGIVLAGGEGKRLMPLTEDRAKPAVPFGGNYRLIDFALSNLINSGLTQIVVLTQYKSHSLDRHVSQTWHVSGGLFNSYIASVPAQQRLGKRWFSGSADAILQSLNLIHDEKPDIVVVVGADHVYRMDFSQMIAAHIASGAEATVAAIRQPIGLADQFGVIEVDGATPDHIREFREKPKDAIGLADAPHEVFASMGNYVFNADALIEAVLRDGERTDSSHDMGGDIIPDFVSRGEAGVYDLQRNEVPGSTDRDRYYWRDVGTIDSFFEAHQDLISALPVFNLYNQKWPIFSQQLNSPPAKFVRDGRGSLGTMIDSIVSLGCVISGAHIERSVLGPWVAIDSGAHIADSILFDRVQILPGATVRRAILDKNVVVAAGASVGVDRDRDLARGFSVTESGITVVGKGVHVHP; from the coding sequence ATGGCATCGAAGAAGATCTTTGGAATCGTACTCGCTGGTGGCGAGGGCAAACGACTGATGCCGTTGACGGAGGACCGCGCAAAGCCGGCCGTGCCGTTCGGCGGCAACTACCGGCTCATCGACTTCGCACTGTCCAACCTGATCAATTCCGGGTTGACCCAGATCGTCGTCCTGACGCAGTATAAGTCGCACAGCCTCGACCGTCACGTCTCCCAGACCTGGCACGTCTCCGGCGGCTTGTTCAACTCCTACATCGCGTCCGTGCCCGCGCAGCAGCGCCTCGGCAAGCGCTGGTTCTCTGGCTCCGCGGACGCGATCCTCCAGAGCCTCAACCTGATCCACGACGAGAAGCCCGATATCGTCGTCGTGGTCGGCGCCGACCACGTCTACCGCATGGACTTCAGCCAGATGATCGCCGCCCACATCGCTTCAGGCGCAGAGGCCACGGTTGCTGCGATCCGCCAGCCGATCGGCCTCGCCGACCAGTTCGGCGTCATCGAGGTCGACGGGGCGACTCCGGACCACATCCGGGAGTTCCGCGAGAAGCCGAAGGACGCGATCGGCCTCGCCGACGCGCCGCACGAGGTGTTCGCTTCGATGGGCAACTACGTCTTCAACGCCGACGCCCTGATCGAGGCCGTGCTGCGGGACGGAGAACGCACCGACTCGAGCCACGACATGGGCGGGGACATCATTCCCGACTTCGTGTCCCGCGGCGAAGCCGGTGTCTACGACCTCCAGCGCAACGAGGTACCGGGCTCCACCGATCGCGACCGGTACTACTGGCGCGACGTGGGAACCATCGATTCCTTCTTCGAGGCACACCAGGACCTGATCAGCGCGCTCCCGGTCTTCAACCTCTACAACCAGAAGTGGCCGATCTTCAGCCAGCAGCTCAACTCGCCGCCGGCCAAGTTCGTCCGTGACGGGCGTGGCTCGCTCGGCACGATGATCGACTCGATCGTGTCCCTCGGCTGCGTCATCTCCGGCGCCCACATCGAGCGCAGTGTGCTCGGGCCGTGGGTGGCCATCGATTCCGGCGCCCACATCGCGGACTCGATCCTCTTCGACCGGGTGCAGATCCTGCCCGGCGCGACCGTGCGTCGGGCCATCCTCGACAAGAACGTCGTCGTCGCCGCCGGAGCCTCCGTCGGCGTCGACAGGGACCGCGACCTCGCGCGCGGCTTCAGCGTCACCGAGTCCGGCATCACCGTGGTCGGCAAGGGCGTGCACGTACACCCGTGA
- the glgA gene encoding glycogen synthase, producing MRVDLLTKEYPPEVYGGAGVHVAELVKALRTDIDVVVRCFGSPRDEPNTFAYGVPAELATANGALSTLGVDLLMAQDAAGTDIVHSHTWYANGAGHLAKLLHGVPHVVTAHSLEPLRPWKAEQLGGGYRVSSWIERTAFEAADAVIAVSGGMRADILRSYPALDESRVHVVYNGIDLEAWKPTVDEDIVRSLGIDPTRPSVVFVGRITRQKGLPYLLRAAASLPPEVQLVLCAGAPDTAEIMAEVTAGVRALQAERTGVVWIPEHLSQHDLSAVLTAGTVFVCPSVYEPLGIVNLEAMACGLPVVGSATGGIPEVVDDGVTGRLVPLDQVSDGTGTPIDPDRFVADLARTLLEVVADPDRAAEMGRAGRIRAEEKFSWSQIATSTREIYAGLL from the coding sequence ATGCGAGTCGATCTGTTGACCAAGGAATATCCACCAGAGGTTTACGGCGGGGCCGGCGTGCACGTCGCAGAACTCGTCAAGGCCCTCCGTACCGACATTGACGTCGTGGTGCGGTGCTTCGGTTCGCCGCGCGACGAACCGAATACCTTCGCCTACGGCGTTCCCGCCGAGCTTGCGACGGCGAACGGCGCACTGTCGACACTCGGCGTCGACCTGCTGATGGCCCAGGACGCCGCGGGCACCGACATCGTGCACTCGCACACCTGGTACGCCAACGGCGCCGGGCACCTCGCCAAGCTCCTGCACGGCGTCCCGCACGTCGTCACAGCACACAGCCTGGAGCCGCTCCGACCGTGGAAAGCCGAACAACTCGGGGGAGGTTACCGGGTCTCGAGCTGGATCGAACGCACCGCCTTCGAGGCAGCGGATGCCGTCATCGCCGTGAGCGGGGGAATGCGGGCGGATATCCTCCGCAGTTATCCGGCACTCGACGAGTCCCGCGTGCACGTCGTCTACAACGGCATCGACCTCGAGGCCTGGAAGCCGACTGTGGACGAGGACATCGTTCGTTCGCTCGGCATCGACCCGACCCGACCCTCCGTCGTGTTCGTCGGCCGGATCACCCGGCAGAAGGGACTGCCGTACCTTCTCCGTGCCGCAGCGTCCCTGCCGCCGGAGGTCCAGCTCGTGCTCTGCGCCGGGGCACCGGACACCGCAGAAATCATGGCCGAGGTGACCGCTGGAGTCAGGGCGCTTCAGGCCGAGCGAACCGGGGTCGTGTGGATTCCGGAACACCTGTCCCAGCACGACCTCTCCGCCGTCCTGACCGCCGGCACCGTCTTCGTCTGTCCCTCGGTGTACGAGCCGCTGGGCATCGTGAACCTCGAGGCGATGGCCTGCGGCCTCCCCGTTGTCGGGTCGGCGACCGGCGGCATCCCCGAGGTCGTCGACGACGGGGTCACCGGACGCCTCGTTCCCCTCGACCAGGTCAGTGACGGCACCGGCACGCCGATCGACCCCGACCGTTTCGTCGCGGACCTCGCCCGCACCCTGCTGGAGGTCGTCGCAGACCCCGATCGTGCCGCGGAAATGGGCAGGGCCGGCCGGATCAGGGCAGAGGAAAAGTTCAGCTGGAGCCAGATCGCCACGAGCACCCGGGAGATCTACGCCGGGTTGCTCTGA
- a CDS encoding ABC transporter ATP-binding protein, which translates to MVNVLQFTDVSVVRAGTTILDSVNWSVDDDQRWVILGPNGAGKTTLLQIAAAMLHPTRGTAEVLEEPIGGTDLFELRPRIGFASTALARKVPAGEKVIDVVMTAAYSVTGRWTEEYEAIDERRAQRVLQEWRLDHLADRTFGTLSDGEQKRVQIARSIMTDPELLLLDEPAASLDLGAREELLRLLGGYALEPSSPAIIMVTHHVEEIPLGFTHALLLSGGRVVSAGPFAESLTADTLTETFGLPIGLSEDAGRFTARAA; encoded by the coding sequence ATGGTCAACGTTCTTCAATTCACCGACGTCTCCGTCGTCCGGGCTGGCACAACCATCCTCGACTCAGTGAACTGGAGTGTTGATGACGATCAGCGCTGGGTGATCCTCGGCCCGAACGGCGCCGGAAAGACCACGCTCCTCCAGATCGCCGCCGCGATGCTGCACCCCACCAGGGGCACAGCCGAGGTGCTCGAGGAGCCGATCGGCGGCACCGACCTATTCGAGTTGCGTCCGCGCATCGGCTTCGCGTCGACCGCGCTCGCCCGGAAGGTTCCGGCGGGTGAAAAGGTGATCGACGTCGTCATGACCGCCGCGTATTCGGTGACCGGTCGCTGGACCGAGGAATACGAGGCCATCGACGAGCGCCGCGCCCAGCGAGTTCTCCAGGAATGGCGGCTCGACCACCTCGCCGATCGCACCTTCGGAACCCTGAGCGACGGTGAACAGAAGCGGGTGCAGATCGCCAGATCGATCATGACCGACCCCGAACTGCTCCTGCTCGACGAACCGGCGGCGAGCCTCGACCTCGGCGCCCGCGAAGAACTCCTGCGCCTGCTCGGCGGTTATGCCCTCGAGCCGAGTTCACCGGCCATCATCATGGTCACCCATCACGTCGAAGAGATCCCCCTGGGCTTCACACACGCCCTGCTTCTCTCTGGCGGACGCGTCGTCTCGGCCGGCCCCTTCGCGGAGTCGCTGACGGCGGACACTCTCACCGAAACGTTCGGGCTGCCGATCGGCCTGAGCGAGGACGCCGGTCGATTCACCGCCCGTGCGGCCTGA
- a CDS encoding type B 50S ribosomal protein L31: MKSDIHPTYAPVVFRDLASGATFLTRSTVSSAKTIEWEDGATYPVIDVEISSESHPFYTGKQRIMDSAGRVEKFNSRYKGFGK, from the coding sequence ATGAAGTCTGACATCCACCCCACATATGCCCCCGTGGTCTTCCGCGACCTCGCGTCGGGTGCGACCTTCCTGACCCGTTCGACGGTCTCGAGCGCCAAGACGATCGAGTGGGAAGACGGAGCCACCTACCCCGTCATCGACGTGGAAATCTCCTCTGAGTCGCACCCGTTCTACACGGGCAAGCAGCGCATCATGGACTCCGCCGGACGCGTGGAGAAGTTCAACTCCCGTTACAAGGGCTTCGGCAAATAA